AATAAAATCCATTCCCGTACATCCTTCCAGGCGTTTAATTTTAATACCCAGCTTCTCCGATAAAATATGAAGTCGCGGCATTTCGGCCAATCTGAAAATTGATATTTTCTCTTCAATAGCTTTTTCCCTGATGGCCAAGTAGTCTATCCGTCCCATATGCGATTCCTTAAGTATAGACCTCTTATACCTGGACTTCTTGAGGTCCATACATTCAACCACATCAAGGAGATTTGCAATATAATATGTACTCTCTACCAACTTTCCTTTTGCATCCCTGATATCTACTTCAAAAAACTCTATATTCAGAGCAGTTTCTTCCAAGATCAACTTTAATTTTTCTGAAACTATCTTTAATCCAAGCGTATTGGGAATGCTGTCGGTAATTTTTACTCCAGAGTCCGGATCGAGCTGAAATTCCATTTTTTCAAGCATCCAATCCTTAGATTGTATTCCCCAGGATAAATTGTACCTCCTTCCTTCAAGTAATTCAGAGCACTTACTAATTTCAGCAAGCTCAGGATCATTCATCTTTTGTACCCAGCAATATAGTTCCATAATAATCTTGACACTTATAAGTCAACGTTATGTTTCAACGTGTTCCTTCACTATCGGTAACTACGGTTAAAGATCTAATATTATCAAAAATGATCAATAAAGGAAAACGTCTCTCAATTTCTCAATAATTGAGAAGCAAACCCGAAGATTGCCTTGATGTTGGTCAGGTGGTGGTATGACGCATGTCTCGTAAGTAGCGATAGTCTTGAGTAGTGGGACTCATTACTCAGGACTCAAGACTTCAGACTATAAACCATTTCCCAGTAGAGTCTCTCGAAGAGGACTCTACGACATTCAGAGGCACAATCTTAATATGGCCGGTCAAAAAGCATCAATAACGAGACGGATAAAAGGATTTTGTGTTTACTGTTTTCCGGTCACTGCTTGTAGGTTAAAACACCCCTATAATCCCCTCAGGAGGATAGTCAGAGATGTGGAAATATTCAAATCCCAATTCTTTATTACACCTCGTTCCGTTTACTTGTTCATCATTCCAACCGATTGCCCAACACCGATCACCGGTTACCGAGTCCACTTCGGTCACCGATCTTTCTACTTCCAACTTACAGGACACCAATTTGCCTACCGCCTCCTACTCAGGACAGGCACGCTGATCGTGGTCAGAGAACAGACCATGAAGAAGGAAAAGTCGCAACCCCATAATAATAAATCAATACATTGATTATAAGCAAGTTAAAGGCATATGAAAATAATAAATCCCCAATAGTCTACCCATACTATTTTAAAAACCACAACCGGCCTGCTCTTGTGAACCGATAATTTGGCTTTAGAAGTTAAAACCGTGTTCATGAAAAGATTTAAAGATAAAGTAATTGTAATCACCGGAGGCGCCAGTGGCATTGGCAAGTCTGCCGTAAGCAGGTTTTTGCGCGATGGCGCTACCGTGGTCATTTGGGATGTTAACGAAGAGCAGGGTAAGACCACGCTGTCCGAAGTCAGGAGCAATGGCTCCATAGCCGACTTTATGAAGGTCAACACCACAAATCCGGAAGAAGTGGAGCAGGCCACACTTGCCACTATTCAGAAATTTGGGCAAATAGATGTGCTGATCAACAATGCCGGAATTACGCGAGACGCAACCATTAAAAAGATCACCTACAATGAATGGCAACAGGTCATTGACGTAAACCTTACAGGCGTGTTTAACTGTACCCGCTCGGTAATCCCGCAAATGATTGATAAAGGTTACGGACGCATCATCAACACGTCATCTGTGGTCGGGCTGTATGGTAATTTCGGGCAGGTCAACTATGCTGCTACCAAATCCGGTGTTATCGGCATGACCAAGACCCTGGCCAAGGAGCTGGGTAAACACAACATAACCGTAAATGCGGTAGCCCCTGGTTTCATTGCCACCGAAATGGTCAAAACCATACCGGAGAAAGTAATCAATTTGATGATCGACAAAACTCCCCTAAAGCGGCTAGGCACCCCTGAGGATGTGGCCAATACCTATGCCTTTCTGGCATCTGATGAGGCAGCCTTCATCAGCGGGGCAGTGATCAGTGTGGACGGAGCGGTAACTATTTAAAAAAAAGACTTATGAGAAAGGCAATAATTACCGGAACGGGCTCCTATGCACCGGCAAGAAAAATCCCTAACGCATATTTCAACGAGCTGCTTGATGAAGATGTAGACTCATGGCTAAAGCAAAATGTAAACATCCATGAGCGGCGGTGGTGTGCTGAGGGGGAGTCTGTGGCAGACCTTTGTGAGCATGCAGCCGTGGAGGCCATTGAAAATGCTGGTTTGAAAGCTACTGACCTTGACCTGATCATTGTGGCTACGGATACGCCGGAGTTTATTTCTCCTTCTACTGCAGCCATTTTACAGCACCGCTTAGGCGCAGACAAAGCAGGCACATTCGACCTGAATACCGCCTGTGCGGGATTTGTAACAGCTTTTGACGTGGCTGCCAAATACATACAGGCTGATGCACGGTACAGCAACATATTGATCGTAGGCGGCTATGCCATGAGCAAGCACCTGAATATGAATGACAAAAAAACTGTTACCTTGTTTGCCGATGGGGCCGGGGCGGTTGTATTATCAGCCCGTGAAAGCAGTAACGGGCAGGGATTTATCACTTCGAAGCTCTACACCAAGGGTGAATACAATGAGTGGATGGGCATCTATAGCGGTGGCACAAAGAAGCCGGTTGATGAGGGTGCACTGGCCACTAATGACCATAAATTAAAATTTGTTCATAAATTCCCGAAAGAGCTTAACCCGGAAATATGGACGGATATGATCTTGAAAATGTGCAGTGAAATGGGCATCAAACCTGACGATATCAACCAGTTTCTGGTAACGCAGCTCAATTTCAACTCTATTGATGAAACGATGGACAACCTCGGAGTAAGCCGGGAAAAGGCGCATAAGATCATGGACAAGTATGGATATACAGGATCAGCATGCATACCGATGGCCTTGCATGATGCCATCAGCAAAAGCAAGATCAAAAAGGGTGACCTGATCATGCTGGTCGGTTCAGGAGGAGGCCTGGCATTTGCCTCAGCAGCTATTAAATATTGATAGGTTATGGGATTGGCATCGGATAATCACGTACTAAGCACCTGGATATTGGTCATTGCCTATATGGCAATGATCCTGACTTTGGTGATCCGCGGCGCATTGAAAACAAAAAGTATCAGCGACTATGCGGTTGGCAATTTAGGGTTTTCCCCTTATGCTGTCGGTCTGGCGCTCGCCGCATCCATGACCAGCGCAGCTACCTTTATTATCAACCCCGGATTTATTGCCCTGTATGGCATCAGCGGATTTATTTCGTTTGGAATGGTCATGCCTATTGCCATATTTGGCTCGCTGATCATACTTACCAAAGGCTTTAAAAAATATGGCAGCAGCGTAAAAGCCCTGACCATGGCGCAATGGATGGGAAAAATGTACGAAAGCCGCTCATACAGGATCTTTTTTGCTATTCTATCCCTTTTGCTGATCACCTTCATTGTACTTATCTGCGTAGGCCTTACCCAGGTGCTTTCCAAATCGCTCAACCTGGATCCGGCCTATGTGCTTTTGGCAGTGGTGGCATTTGTATTCGGCTACATGATGTTTGGCGGGGCCAATTCTATGGTTTACACCAATGCGATCCAGGCAGGCATTATGTTGCTGGTAGCTTTTATCCTGCTGGGTTCAGGGGTAGAGTATTTTGAAAATGGTGTTTCAGGATTTTTGGCAAAGCTCAATGACATTGACAGCAACCTGACCCAAACTACCAATCCGGAAAGCTTCCTTTTCCGGGACTATTTCGAGATCATCTTTTGCCAGGTGGTTATTGGCATTGCCATCGTCTGCCAGCCCCATATCATCACCAAATCCCTGTTGCTCAAAGAGAATAAAGATGTAAATAAATACCTGACCATAGGCATCATTGCACTGGTGGTTTTCTTCTTTGTGGTATTTACCGGGCTTTATGTGCGTCTTTATTTCCCTGACCTGTCAGCAAACGGCCAGCGCATGCCCATGGATGGGTTAATTTCGGCATATGTAGTAAGCAAATTTCCCGTGTACCTCGGCATTATTGTGGTTTTAGGGCTGATTTCGGCAGGTCTATCCACCTTGGAAGGACTGATCCAATCTCTGAGCGCTACGATCACCACTGACCTAATTTTACCGGTTTTTGGTCAGTCATCTGCCTTAAAGTCGGACAACAACCAGATCAGGATCAATCGATTAGTAATACTGTTGTTGGCTATAGCCAGCTACTGGTTGTCGTACAATCAACTGGTCAACCCCGACCTGAGCGTAGCCATCTTTGCTCAAAACGGTGTATATGCCTATTTTTCAGCGGCTTTTGTTCCGGTCTTGTTTGGTACATTTTTCAGCAATGTATCGTTGAAAACAGTTTTTGCCTCTTCGGCAGTTGCGATCCTTGTGCATTTTGCCGTATACTACGGACAAATAACAAGCTACATGAAGGAGCCGGTCAATAACCCTGCAATAGCTGCCACTTTTGCGATCATATTTTCGCTGATCACCGGGGTGGTATTGCACCTGATCTTTAGTAAATCGTTTAACAGACAGACACTGGCACAAAATGCATAATCTCGACTGGATAGGTAAATGGGCCATTTATAGCCCAAACAAAGTTGCGTTAAAAGATTATGGCTCACAACAGGAGCTAACTTACCAGCAACTCAACGACAATGCGTTGAAGCTTGCGGATATATTGAAAAGTGAATACGGCCTTAAAAAAGGTGACCGGCTAATGGTGATAGCCGAGCATTCGTCATTGTATGTTACACTTTTCTCTGTAGCTCAAAAAACGGGTATTATTCTGGTGCCGGTCAACTACAGGCTTTCCGTAAGGGAGATAGACTACCTGATCAGCAACTGCACTCCTAAAATGGTGCTCTATGAGCTTCAGTTCAAAGCGCTTGTAATGCAAATTACGGCCAATAACCAGACGGCTATAACAGATACCCGGAAACTGGTGGATCAGGTAAAAAGCCGGGTTTACAAAACAGACATTACTGATCCGTCCATTGATTTTGACGACCCGCTTTTCATCCTGTACACTTCCGGGACTACAGGTTTCCCTAAAGGTGCCCTCTACACGCACCGCATGCTTTTCTGGAACAGTGTAAATACAGCACTAAGCCTGGATATTGTATCTGACGACCTTACGATCAACTGCATGCCCGCCTTCCATACCGGAGGGTGGAATGTACTGATCACACCGCTGCTGCATAAAGGGGCTACCATCGGCATGATGAACAAGTTTGATGCTGACCAGGTGCTGAGCCTTTTGGAAAGCGAACGGGCCACTATCTATTGGGGGGTACCTACTACCCTCAAAATGATGCTGCAATCGCCTTTATTTGAGCAAGCTGACCTTTCAGCCATCAGGTATTTTCTATCCGGTGGTGAAGCGCTGCCCTTAGAGTCGATTCATCAGTGGCACAAAAAGGGTATTAAAATACGACAGGGTTATGGGCTTACGGAGGTTGGCCCGAACATTACTTCACTGCACCACAACGACGCCGAAAGGAAGATCGGGTCAATCGGCAGGCCTAACTTTTATGTGGAATCCAAACTTGTGAATGAAAGTGGTGATGAGGTAAAGCCCGGCGAGATCGGTGAGTTTTGCCTCGGAGGCAACCTGGTGACTCCGGGCTACTGGAATAACCCCGAAGCAACACGGGATGCCATCAGTGACGGCTGGTTCCATACCGGCGACCTGATGAAACGGGATGAGGAGGGCTACCTCTATGTGGTAGACCGGCGCAAAAGCATGTTTATCTCCGGGGGTGAAAATGTATACCCGGCCGAAGTAGAAAGGGTACTGCTGTCGCACCCCGCCATCAATGAAGCTGCCGTGATTGGTGTGAAAGATGAAAAATGGGGCGAAGTAGGCAAGGCTTTTATTGCCATCAAACCTGGGAAAACACCTACAGAAACCGAAATCCGGGATTTCTGCATAGAGCATTTAGCCAAATACAAGGTGCCCAGGTACTTTGAGTTCATTGCAGACCTGCCTAAAAACGATACAGGAAAAATTAACAAAAAAGCCCTCAAAAGCTTAGTATTATGATAAAGTTCACGCTCTTTATAAACCTACTTATGCTTATGGCTATTGGCTTGCATGCGCAAACGGAACCTGCTAAAAAGATCAGCGAACTGATCAGCCCTTACAAATACAAAACCCACTACATGGATATTGACAGCCTGAAGATTGCCTATGTGGATGAAGGTGCAGGCGATGAAACCCTGCTGTTCGTTCATGGCCTGGCCACATACCTGCCTTCGTGGGACAAGCTGATTGAAGAGCTAAAAGAAAAGTACAGATGCATAGCTATAGACCTGCCGGGCTACGGACGCTCTTCCAAGGGTGATTACCCTTCTACCATGTCATTTTATGCCACTGTTTTGCAAAAGTTCACTTCTCAACTCAAACTGGATGACCCGGTGCTTTGCGGCCATTCCATGGGCGGCCAGATCGCTATGACATATGCCCTGAAGTATCCCGATTATGGTGATAAGCTCATTTTAATTGCTCCTGCCGGAATAGAAACTTTTAATGAACAGCATAAGCAGTGGTTTGGTAATTTCTTTACTGCCCGGGCTGTAGCATCGGCCAACGAGCAACAGGTCAGGTATAATTATGGACTTAATTTTTATGAAGTTCCGCCTGATACAGAATTTATGATTGAAGACAGGCTGAAAATGGCTACAGCGACTGACTTCATGGATTATTGCAACACTGTGGCCGGAGGTGTGCAGGGTATGTTGAACGAACCTGTTTTTGACCGGCTTGGAAATATCCGGCAACAAACCCTTATTGTTTACGGTGAAAACGACAACCTCATCCCGAACCGGATACTGCATAAGGATTTGACCACAAAAGAGATAGCCAGGACTGCTGCAGAAAAAATCCCGGACAGCCAACTGGCTATGGTTCCCGAATGCGGCCATATGGCACCCTTTGAAAAACCGATAAATTTGAGTAATATCATCAATCAATTTCTGAAGGAGTGAGCCGTGAAACCGAAACTGAAAAAGTTTACCGAATTTGCCGAAAACGTACTGCCGCATGAGGCTTCATACCTGCTGAAAGTACAGAATTTTGAAGACCCCGAAAAGCTCTCCATCTTAAAACTGATTGCTGAAAATAGTAGCGACAGTACCAAAGCGCTGCCTTTCGACCCCTCCATTGACAAAAGAAAGTACTCAAACATCAAAAAATGGATTCTGGCAAAGCTTGAGGCTATAGATGTGGACATTGACTTTGAGTGGATCAATGAGATCAACAGGAAGGTAGTGACGGATGCCATCACTCCGAAAGAAGAACGAGAGCTACTTCGAAAGATCAGCAACTACGAGCATCCCGTTTACAATTTCATGAAGTTCTATGAGCTGGCACTTAATTTCAGGCATTTTCTGCTGATCCGGCTGAGCTACGACAGCCACAAAGCAGTCAATGAATTTGTGAAAAAATATAAAGCAGCGTATGAAGAAGCCCGTGACATCAATGAAAGGCTGCACCAGGCCACGGAAGATATTATCGACCACTACGCCTCTAACCGCACGGAATCCAACTGCTGGGAAGACTGGCTCAAATCCGTATTCTACAATCAGGAGCTTGATGGCAACAGCCGTTTCCTGGCCGTGATCCGCCTCACTTTCATGTATTTTAATTACCGGGAATTCGACAAGCTGAAAACCGTCTATGATGACCTGGACGAAATGCTGAAGGATGGCAAATTTTACACACGCAGAATACTATTTAACTATTACGCCAACAGGCTCATGCTGCACTCTAAGTTTGATGTGTCGCAGCAGGCCGAAGAATATGGCTACCTCTCCATCCGCCAAAAAAACAGCGACCATTTACAGTATTTAAACAATTTCAGCGCTATACTCTTACGCCAGGGCAAGATTGATGAAGCGCTGAACCTGATGCGGGAGTCGATGACGGAGATGAGGAGCTCCAATAACTTTCATAGCAAGATTGGTTTCGTGGCCTTCTACATGAAGTGCCTCAATCTCAACGGTCAACCTTCAGATAGTGAAGCTTTTGCCGAAAGCTTTTTGCGTATGAACAAAGACCATGTGCTCCATAAAAGGTGGTACATTTTCTTCACCGCTTACCTGCGGGCCCTGATGTTGCAGCAGAAGTATGAAAAAGTAATTACGGTATGCAAACGCTACCAGCTCCTTCAAAGGGACGAGGCCGACAAACGCAAGCTTACCTACCTGCCCACAGTAAAGTGGTATTATGATGTATCGCGCTATATGGAGGGCCGCATGAGCGATGAATCCCTGATCGAATCTATGAACTCTACCGTAGATTCATTTTCCAATAACAGGCACAAGTCCGCCATTGTCAAAGACCTTTTCAAAGACTTAAAAAATCACATTCCTCACCTTATTGATAAAATAAAATCACAAATTTTTTTTGAGGCACCATCAAACTGACTGTCATCTGGTTACCCTTTTTTCACAACCTTAACACCAGCCCTCGTAAGACGCCATCGTACGAGCTTAAAGGTGGCTGTCGGGGGACGAGCCACCGGGGTAGGGGATGTGATGGGTTGTTTACCAAACTTCTGGAAGCTTAGTAAAGCCGCCATTTCGTTCTGCTCATTACTGTTCTAAACAAATTATCCCATCAGAAAAATGAAGGATAGCCCATTGTTTGTACCTGAACCCGTCAGGCTTTATCTTGTCCGGTGGTTTGTAACTTACTGGATGCGGAAATTAATATTCTTCGGATAATTCAAATATTGACCTGTATGATTAAGAAAGTCGAAGGTACTTTTTTACAATATAAAAAATTGATTATCAAATAGTTAAAAATATTTATACTTCATTAACCCTTTTAAGTCAGCCCATGGTATCTTTCATGCAAAATGTCAGGGATATAGGTATTTGACTAGGTTTAATTACTAAGTCATTAAAAACCCTTACAACTATGAAGAAATTAGTGATCATTGCGTTCATAACCTTACAGGCGGTACTCCCGGCTTTGGCGCAACAAGGCGGTATCACAGGAAAAATAACAGATGTTACCGGCGATCCCCTGGTCGGTGCAAGCATTATTATCGAAGGCACTACCACAGGCGCTACTACTGATGTAGATGGCTCTTTTACGATCAGCAACCTTTCACCTCAAACTTATACCCTGCAGATCTCATACATCGGCTATGAGAACTACGAGCAACAGGTAGAAGTGGGCAGCGGCATGACAGATATTGGTAAGATCACTTTAAGCCAGTCACTCCTCATGCTCAACAACCAGATAGTGATCTCCGGCACCCGGCGGGCAGAAAAAATCACCGAATCCCCAGCTACTGTAGAGCTTATCACCTCAAAGCAAATTGAAGAACTGCCCTCGTTTAACCCCGGCGAGCTACTTGCCAGGGTAAAAGGTGTTGACTTCATCCGCTCCGGGGTAGTAGGCACCGGGGTCAATATTCGCGGCTTTAACAGCAACTTCAATGCTAAAAACCTGCAAC
This region of Fulvivirga ulvae genomic DNA includes:
- a CDS encoding imm11 family protein is translated as MNDPELAEISKCSELLEGRRYNLSWGIQSKDWMLEKMEFQLDPDSGVKITDSIPNTLGLKIVSEKLKLILEETALNIEFFEVDIRDAKGKLVESTYYIANLLDVVECMDLKKSRYKRSILKESHMGRIDYLAIREKAIEEKISIFRLAEMPRLHILSEKLGIKIKRLEGCTGMDFIGVEDFSSVTYFL
- a CDS encoding acyl-CoA synthetase, yielding MHNLDWIGKWAIYSPNKVALKDYGSQQELTYQQLNDNALKLADILKSEYGLKKGDRLMVIAEHSSLYVTLFSVAQKTGIILVPVNYRLSVREIDYLISNCTPKMVLYELQFKALVMQITANNQTAITDTRKLVDQVKSRVYKTDITDPSIDFDDPLFILYTSGTTGFPKGALYTHRMLFWNSVNTALSLDIVSDDLTINCMPAFHTGGWNVLITPLLHKGATIGMMNKFDADQVLSLLESERATIYWGVPTTLKMMLQSPLFEQADLSAIRYFLSGGEALPLESIHQWHKKGIKIRQGYGLTEVGPNITSLHHNDAERKIGSIGRPNFYVESKLVNESGDEVKPGEIGEFCLGGNLVTPGYWNNPEATRDAISDGWFHTGDLMKRDEEGYLYVVDRRKSMFISGGENVYPAEVERVLLSHPAINEAAVIGVKDEKWGEVGKAFIAIKPGKTPTETEIRDFCIEHLAKYKVPRYFEFIADLPKNDTGKINKKALKSLVL
- a CDS encoding alpha/beta fold hydrolase — protein: MIKFTLFINLLMLMAIGLHAQTEPAKKISELISPYKYKTHYMDIDSLKIAYVDEGAGDETLLFVHGLATYLPSWDKLIEELKEKYRCIAIDLPGYGRSSKGDYPSTMSFYATVLQKFTSQLKLDDPVLCGHSMGGQIAMTYALKYPDYGDKLILIAPAGIETFNEQHKQWFGNFFTARAVASANEQQVRYNYGLNFYEVPPDTEFMIEDRLKMATATDFMDYCNTVAGGVQGMLNEPVFDRLGNIRQQTLIVYGENDNLIPNRILHKDLTTKEIARTAAEKIPDSQLAMVPECGHMAPFEKPINLSNIINQFLKE
- the fabG gene encoding 3-oxoacyl-ACP reductase FabG, with the translated sequence MKRFKDKVIVITGGASGIGKSAVSRFLRDGATVVIWDVNEEQGKTTLSEVRSNGSIADFMKVNTTNPEEVEQATLATIQKFGQIDVLINNAGITRDATIKKITYNEWQQVIDVNLTGVFNCTRSVIPQMIDKGYGRIINTSSVVGLYGNFGQVNYAATKSGVIGMTKTLAKELGKHNITVNAVAPGFIATEMVKTIPEKVINLMIDKTPLKRLGTPEDVANTYAFLASDEAAFISGAVISVDGAVTI
- a CDS encoding sodium:solute symporter family transporter produces the protein MGLASDNHVLSTWILVIAYMAMILTLVIRGALKTKSISDYAVGNLGFSPYAVGLALAASMTSAATFIINPGFIALYGISGFISFGMVMPIAIFGSLIILTKGFKKYGSSVKALTMAQWMGKMYESRSYRIFFAILSLLLITFIVLICVGLTQVLSKSLNLDPAYVLLAVVAFVFGYMMFGGANSMVYTNAIQAGIMLLVAFILLGSGVEYFENGVSGFLAKLNDIDSNLTQTTNPESFLFRDYFEIIFCQVVIGIAIVCQPHIITKSLLLKENKDVNKYLTIGIIALVVFFFVVFTGLYVRLYFPDLSANGQRMPMDGLISAYVVSKFPVYLGIIVVLGLISAGLSTLEGLIQSLSATITTDLILPVFGQSSALKSDNNQIRINRLVILLLAIASYWLSYNQLVNPDLSVAIFAQNGVYAYFSAAFVPVLFGTFFSNVSLKTVFASSAVAILVHFAVYYGQITSYMKEPVNNPAIAATFAIIFSLITGVVLHLIFSKSFNRQTLAQNA
- a CDS encoding 3-oxoacyl-ACP synthase III family protein, whose translation is MRKAIITGTGSYAPARKIPNAYFNELLDEDVDSWLKQNVNIHERRWCAEGESVADLCEHAAVEAIENAGLKATDLDLIIVATDTPEFISPSTAAILQHRLGADKAGTFDLNTACAGFVTAFDVAAKYIQADARYSNILIVGGYAMSKHLNMNDKKTVTLFADGAGAVVLSARESSNGQGFITSKLYTKGEYNEWMGIYSGGTKKPVDEGALATNDHKLKFVHKFPKELNPEIWTDMILKMCSEMGIKPDDINQFLVTQLNFNSIDETMDNLGVSREKAHKIMDKYGYTGSACIPMALHDAISKSKIKKGDLIMLVGSGGGLAFASAAIKY